One window of the Terriglobales bacterium genome contains the following:
- the mnmE gene encoding tRNA uridine-5-carboxymethylaminomethyl(34) synthesis GTPase MnmE, whose translation MHLDDTIIAVATPPGRGGIGVVRLSGPHAREIVAPMLRLKHPLEAGRAIFGELIGEHAGERIDEVVVTFFQKPHSYTTEDVVEISAHGSPVVLQYVVEQSLARGARLAEPGEFTMRGFLHGRIDLTQAEAVRDLIESQTLFQAKIAAQQLEGALSRRIKPVKKQLVDLIALLEAGIDFAEDEVAVLPDNRILAAISQIRPPLEALAQSFAYGRVVHEGLTLAIVGRPNVGKSSLFNRLVARERAIVTAIPGTTRDLVTETVSLAGIPIHLIDTAGIRSSSDEVEAIGIRKSYEALADADLVLVVTDDTASQHADEDERLLQATLGRKRILVRNKSDLADRNQSRFNSDHLPEVSTSAMTGEGIEALRERVVAEVGGSSATQHESGFLTNLRQRKLIEESLSALFAAEEAVANRTPHEMLLMDLYNSLRPLDSITGETTTDDILNLIFSTFCIGK comes from the coding sequence GTGCATCTCGACGACACGATCATTGCCGTCGCCACTCCACCGGGCCGCGGAGGAATTGGTGTTGTGCGACTGAGTGGACCGCATGCGCGAGAGATCGTTGCTCCAATGCTTCGTCTTAAGCATCCTCTTGAAGCCGGGCGTGCAATCTTCGGCGAACTGATCGGCGAACATGCCGGCGAGAGGATCGACGAAGTCGTTGTCACGTTCTTCCAGAAACCGCACTCCTACACGACGGAGGACGTCGTCGAAATATCGGCGCATGGTTCGCCGGTTGTCCTCCAGTATGTCGTTGAGCAGTCATTGGCCCGGGGCGCACGGCTGGCGGAGCCGGGTGAGTTCACCATGCGTGGATTCCTCCACGGCCGCATCGATCTCACCCAGGCTGAGGCTGTGCGCGATCTGATCGAGTCACAGACGCTGTTTCAGGCCAAGATCGCTGCCCAGCAATTGGAAGGCGCGCTTTCCCGTCGCATCAAGCCGGTTAAGAAACAACTAGTAGACCTGATAGCGTTGCTCGAAGCTGGTATCGACTTTGCCGAAGACGAAGTTGCCGTTCTTCCAGATAATCGCATTCTCGCCGCAATCTCCCAGATTCGCCCGCCACTCGAAGCTCTTGCACAATCATTCGCCTATGGCCGTGTCGTACACGAAGGATTAACGCTCGCGATTGTTGGAAGACCCAATGTAGGCAAGTCGAGTTTGTTTAATCGGCTTGTCGCGCGTGAACGCGCCATCGTCACTGCCATTCCAGGCACCACACGCGATCTGGTTACGGAAACTGTCTCACTTGCAGGTATTCCCATCCATCTGATTGACACCGCTGGTATCCGCAGTAGCTCCGATGAGGTAGAGGCGATAGGTATCCGCAAATCTTACGAGGCGCTCGCTGATGCCGACCTCGTGCTCGTAGTTACCGACGACACCGCTTCCCAACACGCAGATGAAGACGAACGCTTGCTACAGGCAACGTTGGGCCGCAAGCGCATCCTGGTTCGAAACAAGTCTGATTTAGCTGATCGAAATCAGAGCAGGTTTAACTCCGACCATCTACCGGAGGTCAGCACATCGGCAATGACTGGCGAGGGAATTGAAGCGCTTCGTGAAAGAGTAGTCGCAGAAGTTGGAGGAAGCTCAGCAACGCAACACGAGAGTGGGTTCCTCACGAATCTGCGACAACGAAAGCTGATTGAGGAATCGCTATCCGCGCTTTTCGCCGCAGAGGAAGCGGTTGCCAATCGCACGCCCCACGAAATGCTGCTGATGGACCTCTACAACTCCCTTCGACCGCTCGATTCCATTACTGGAGAAACCACGACGGACGACATTTTGAACCTGATCTTCAGTACCTTCTGCATCGGAAAGTAG